In a genomic window of Rhopalosiphum maidis isolate BTI-1 chromosome 4, ASM367621v3, whole genome shotgun sequence:
- the LOC113549196 gene encoding ADP-ribosylation factor-like protein 13B isoform X1 gives MSCGSHGTTFRGRLGNGTNRPRRYQCRWYSRSSATVGKITVLLVGLDNAGKTCTVKSIMKEKQKNILSTVGFSSSNCNYQDNAITIYDLGGHKQIRDIWEQYFADVHGVIFVVDSADLSRLNECKEVFHNLLGHKNIAGKPVLLFANKQDKPGALDELDIVDRLNVETVVNTNKCPTLVETCTALHMAPINYCSSAFIDPSIESGFSWLILHIVKLYDTLNRRVMEDMAQYKAQVDKKIEEWKKNQQNSNDSYLLSFNAPHRRSTRRNPFRRINKVIDSFDSKASNLMTEMGSTSYIIPLRSESDEEYEPPDLQPQPETTAFRNKVAPILPTKIQTESMPSVKSRSPLFRAKSREYDRNLVEAVTTTANTTTTISSTELFIQNESAGTAKMKRSIFSNKSNSAGASGSGTTRSSKPNRSSSAKSLKKSESSNKQDDNQKSEKLYPNDEEDVVVQQPDVSIVSSEIIGHM, from the exons ATGAGCTGCGGCAGCCACGGAACCACTTTCCGCGGTCGACTCGGAAACGGAACCAACCGGCCGCGGCGATACCAGTGCCGGTGGTACAGCCGCTCGTCCGCTACTGTCGG aaaaatcacTGTACTCCTGGTTGGTTTGGACAACGCTGGAAAGACTTGTACTGTTAAAAGTATTATGAAAG aaaaacaaaaaaatattctttctaCTGTTGGGTTTTCGTCTTCCAATTGTAATTATCAAGACAATGCTATAACTATTTACGATTTAGGTGGTCACAAACAGATCAGAGATATATGGGAGCAGTATTTTGCTgat GTACATGGTGTAATATTTGTCGTGGATTCGGCGGATCTTAGTCGGTTAAATGAATGCAAAGaggtttttcataatttacttGGACACAAAAATATTGCTGGAAAACCAGTACTAtt atttgcTAATAAGCAAGACAAACCAGGGGCTCTAGATGAGTTGGACATAGTAGATCGACTAAATGTAGAGACTGTAGTGAATACAAATAAGTGCCCAACACTTGTAGAAACATGTACTGCTCTACATATGGCACCTATTAATTACTGTAGTTCTGCTTTTATTGATCCAAGCATTGAAAGTGGATTtag TTGGCTGatattacatattgtaaaactatatGATACGCTCAACCGCCGTGTCATGGAAGACATGGCACAATATAAAGCTCAAGTGGATAAAAAGATTGAAgagtggaaaaaaaatcaacagaaTTCAAACGACTCATATTTACTATCGTTTAACGCACCACACCGGAGGTCTACCAGACGCAATCCGTTTAGAAGAATTAATAAAGTCATA GATAGTTTTGATTCAAAAGCATCAAACTTGATGACTGAAATGGGGAgtacatcatatattataccactTAGAAGTGAATCCGATGAGGAGTACGAACCACCTGATCTTCAACCACAGCCTGAGACAACTGCATTCCGAAATAAAGTCGCCCCAATATTACcgacaaaaatacaaacagaATCAATGCCATCGGTCAAATCGCGATCACCACTTTTTAGGGCCAAGTCCAGAGAGTATGATAGGAATTTAGTCGAAGCCGTAACGACCACCGCTAATACCACTACCACCATTAGCTCCACTGAATTGTTTATTCAAAACGAATCTGCAGGCACAGCAAAAATGAAACGATCTATTTTTAGCAATAAGTCAAATTCAGCTGGTGCTAGTGGTAGTGGTACTACTCGTTCATCAAAACCTAATCGGTCGTCTAGTGCTAAGTCATTAAAGAAaa GTGAATCATCCAACAAACAAGATGATAATCAGAAATCAGAAAAGTTGTATCCAAACGATGAAGAAGATGTGGTTGTACAACAGCCGGATGTATCAATCGTTAGTTCAGAAATAATAGGCCATATGTGA
- the LOC113549196 gene encoding ADP-ribosylation factor-like protein 13B isoform X2 — MGNALRFKCINCANADQRQRRKITVLLVGLDNAGKTCTVKSIMKEKQKNILSTVGFSSSNCNYQDNAITIYDLGGHKQIRDIWEQYFADVHGVIFVVDSADLSRLNECKEVFHNLLGHKNIAGKPVLLFANKQDKPGALDELDIVDRLNVETVVNTNKCPTLVETCTALHMAPINYCSSAFIDPSIESGFSWLILHIVKLYDTLNRRVMEDMAQYKAQVDKKIEEWKKNQQNSNDSYLLSFNAPHRRSTRRNPFRRINKVIDSFDSKASNLMTEMGSTSYIIPLRSESDEEYEPPDLQPQPETTAFRNKVAPILPTKIQTESMPSVKSRSPLFRAKSREYDRNLVEAVTTTANTTTTISSTELFIQNESAGTAKMKRSIFSNKSNSAGASGSGTTRSSKPNRSSSAKSLKKSESSNKQDDNQKSEKLYPNDEEDVVVQQPDVSIVSSEIIGHM, encoded by the exons ATGGGCAACGCATTGcggtttaaatgtataaattgtgcGAACGCAGACCAACGGCAACGCAG aaaaatcacTGTACTCCTGGTTGGTTTGGACAACGCTGGAAAGACTTGTACTGTTAAAAGTATTATGAAAG aaaaacaaaaaaatattctttctaCTGTTGGGTTTTCGTCTTCCAATTGTAATTATCAAGACAATGCTATAACTATTTACGATTTAGGTGGTCACAAACAGATCAGAGATATATGGGAGCAGTATTTTGCTgat GTACATGGTGTAATATTTGTCGTGGATTCGGCGGATCTTAGTCGGTTAAATGAATGCAAAGaggtttttcataatttacttGGACACAAAAATATTGCTGGAAAACCAGTACTAtt atttgcTAATAAGCAAGACAAACCAGGGGCTCTAGATGAGTTGGACATAGTAGATCGACTAAATGTAGAGACTGTAGTGAATACAAATAAGTGCCCAACACTTGTAGAAACATGTACTGCTCTACATATGGCACCTATTAATTACTGTAGTTCTGCTTTTATTGATCCAAGCATTGAAAGTGGATTtag TTGGCTGatattacatattgtaaaactatatGATACGCTCAACCGCCGTGTCATGGAAGACATGGCACAATATAAAGCTCAAGTGGATAAAAAGATTGAAgagtggaaaaaaaatcaacagaaTTCAAACGACTCATATTTACTATCGTTTAACGCACCACACCGGAGGTCTACCAGACGCAATCCGTTTAGAAGAATTAATAAAGTCATA GATAGTTTTGATTCAAAAGCATCAAACTTGATGACTGAAATGGGGAgtacatcatatattataccactTAGAAGTGAATCCGATGAGGAGTACGAACCACCTGATCTTCAACCACAGCCTGAGACAACTGCATTCCGAAATAAAGTCGCCCCAATATTACcgacaaaaatacaaacagaATCAATGCCATCGGTCAAATCGCGATCACCACTTTTTAGGGCCAAGTCCAGAGAGTATGATAGGAATTTAGTCGAAGCCGTAACGACCACCGCTAATACCACTACCACCATTAGCTCCACTGAATTGTTTATTCAAAACGAATCTGCAGGCACAGCAAAAATGAAACGATCTATTTTTAGCAATAAGTCAAATTCAGCTGGTGCTAGTGGTAGTGGTACTACTCGTTCATCAAAACCTAATCGGTCGTCTAGTGCTAAGTCATTAAAGAAaa GTGAATCATCCAACAAACAAGATGATAATCAGAAATCAGAAAAGTTGTATCCAAACGATGAAGAAGATGTGGTTGTACAACAGCCGGATGTATCAATCGTTAGTTCAGAAATAATAGGCCATATGTGA
- the LOC113549196 gene encoding ADP-ribosylation factor-like protein 13B isoform X3, which translates to MKEKQKNILSTVGFSSSNCNYQDNAITIYDLGGHKQIRDIWEQYFADVHGVIFVVDSADLSRLNECKEVFHNLLGHKNIAGKPVLLFANKQDKPGALDELDIVDRLNVETVVNTNKCPTLVETCTALHMAPINYCSSAFIDPSIESGFSWLILHIVKLYDTLNRRVMEDMAQYKAQVDKKIEEWKKNQQNSNDSYLLSFNAPHRRSTRRNPFRRINKVIDSFDSKASNLMTEMGSTSYIIPLRSESDEEYEPPDLQPQPETTAFRNKVAPILPTKIQTESMPSVKSRSPLFRAKSREYDRNLVEAVTTTANTTTTISSTELFIQNESAGTAKMKRSIFSNKSNSAGASGSGTTRSSKPNRSSSAKSLKKSESSNKQDDNQKSEKLYPNDEEDVVVQQPDVSIVSSEIIGHM; encoded by the exons ATGAAAG aaaaacaaaaaaatattctttctaCTGTTGGGTTTTCGTCTTCCAATTGTAATTATCAAGACAATGCTATAACTATTTACGATTTAGGTGGTCACAAACAGATCAGAGATATATGGGAGCAGTATTTTGCTgat GTACATGGTGTAATATTTGTCGTGGATTCGGCGGATCTTAGTCGGTTAAATGAATGCAAAGaggtttttcataatttacttGGACACAAAAATATTGCTGGAAAACCAGTACTAtt atttgcTAATAAGCAAGACAAACCAGGGGCTCTAGATGAGTTGGACATAGTAGATCGACTAAATGTAGAGACTGTAGTGAATACAAATAAGTGCCCAACACTTGTAGAAACATGTACTGCTCTACATATGGCACCTATTAATTACTGTAGTTCTGCTTTTATTGATCCAAGCATTGAAAGTGGATTtag TTGGCTGatattacatattgtaaaactatatGATACGCTCAACCGCCGTGTCATGGAAGACATGGCACAATATAAAGCTCAAGTGGATAAAAAGATTGAAgagtggaaaaaaaatcaacagaaTTCAAACGACTCATATTTACTATCGTTTAACGCACCACACCGGAGGTCTACCAGACGCAATCCGTTTAGAAGAATTAATAAAGTCATA GATAGTTTTGATTCAAAAGCATCAAACTTGATGACTGAAATGGGGAgtacatcatatattataccactTAGAAGTGAATCCGATGAGGAGTACGAACCACCTGATCTTCAACCACAGCCTGAGACAACTGCATTCCGAAATAAAGTCGCCCCAATATTACcgacaaaaatacaaacagaATCAATGCCATCGGTCAAATCGCGATCACCACTTTTTAGGGCCAAGTCCAGAGAGTATGATAGGAATTTAGTCGAAGCCGTAACGACCACCGCTAATACCACTACCACCATTAGCTCCACTGAATTGTTTATTCAAAACGAATCTGCAGGCACAGCAAAAATGAAACGATCTATTTTTAGCAATAAGTCAAATTCAGCTGGTGCTAGTGGTAGTGGTACTACTCGTTCATCAAAACCTAATCGGTCGTCTAGTGCTAAGTCATTAAAGAAaa GTGAATCATCCAACAAACAAGATGATAATCAGAAATCAGAAAAGTTGTATCCAAACGATGAAGAAGATGTGGTTGTACAACAGCCGGATGTATCAATCGTTAGTTCAGAAATAATAGGCCATATGTGA